One part of the Microlunatus elymi genome encodes these proteins:
- a CDS encoding ABC transporter ATP-binding protein — MTTTPKIGEWRAMGRAVGLVARTGRGWFVATVVLMSVSGLGMAAALLLGQRAVKRVTDSQAPQGDWLLWLLIGGVVVLAGVIAFSQLAATGFHRLLAERVMYAWNERVLQTAALTEIWEFERPEFHDRIRRARQGGGASIGISMAVPQLLAGLIASTGLLTALAITAPVLLPVVIASGVPLLLAGRANSREMYSFNFGNTPNDRERFALEGVLSSRDQSAEVRVFGMQGFLLHRWRELYEERIAGLTQLVVAFTRRSSIAAIGVALTLIVAVITLGWLLTTHRITMVTAAAAAVTTLMLGSQVQRIASSIADLRESAQQVADVELTTALTRQAAPKLPPAGPLRHLRADRVTFRYPAAASNALDGIDFSIEAGEMIAIVGINGSGKTTLAKLLCGLYEPASGSITWNGRPVEQVDLLGQVGAIFQTFNRYWFTATENIAAGAIAAGEVPSQSAVRRAAMDAGAHNLISELPHGYDTRLTVELDGGADLSLGQWQRIAIARVLYRDPSLVVLDEPTASLDAHAEADLFATLEKLRQGRTFIIISHRFSTVRTADRIVVMDAGRIIEQGAHHELMALDGRYAEMYAVQARSYQDTPPVSRDRTEAESRPGTLTGP, encoded by the coding sequence ATGACGACGACTCCGAAGATCGGCGAGTGGCGGGCGATGGGCCGGGCCGTCGGACTGGTCGCTCGCACCGGGCGCGGCTGGTTCGTCGCCACAGTCGTGCTGATGTCAGTCAGCGGGCTGGGCATGGCCGCCGCGCTTCTGCTGGGGCAGCGCGCCGTCAAACGGGTGACCGACAGTCAAGCGCCACAAGGCGACTGGCTGCTTTGGCTGCTGATCGGTGGGGTCGTCGTCCTGGCTGGAGTGATCGCGTTCTCCCAACTGGCCGCAACGGGATTCCACCGATTACTGGCCGAGCGGGTGATGTACGCCTGGAACGAACGGGTTCTGCAAACCGCAGCCCTGACAGAAATCTGGGAGTTCGAACGTCCCGAGTTCCACGACAGAATCCGACGCGCACGCCAAGGCGGTGGCGCCTCGATCGGAATCTCCATGGCGGTACCGCAATTACTCGCCGGCCTGATCGCCAGCACCGGACTGTTGACCGCTCTGGCCATCACCGCACCCGTACTGCTGCCCGTCGTGATCGCTTCAGGAGTCCCCCTGCTCCTCGCCGGACGAGCCAACAGCCGAGAGATGTACTCGTTCAACTTCGGCAACACGCCCAACGACCGTGAACGGTTCGCGCTCGAAGGAGTGCTGTCGTCGCGAGACCAATCGGCAGAGGTCAGAGTCTTCGGCATGCAAGGGTTCCTGCTGCATCGTTGGCGAGAACTGTACGAGGAACGCATCGCCGGCCTCACCCAACTGGTCGTCGCGTTCACCCGACGCTCCAGCATCGCGGCCATCGGTGTCGCCCTGACGCTGATCGTCGCCGTCATCACGCTGGGCTGGTTGTTGACCACCCACCGGATCACGATGGTCACCGCGGCCGCTGCCGCGGTCACCACGCTGATGCTCGGCTCCCAGGTCCAACGCATCGCCAGCAGCATCGCCGACCTCCGCGAGAGCGCTCAACAGGTCGCCGACGTCGAGCTCACCACAGCGCTGACCCGACAAGCCGCCCCGAAGCTTCCACCCGCGGGGCCCCTGCGCCACCTGCGCGCCGACCGCGTCACATTCCGCTATCCGGCGGCAGCGTCCAACGCGCTCGACGGCATCGACTTCTCCATCGAAGCCGGCGAGATGATCGCCATCGTCGGCATCAACGGATCAGGCAAGACCACGCTGGCCAAGCTCTTATGTGGACTGTACGAACCAGCCAGCGGATCCATCACCTGGAACGGCCGACCCGTCGAACAAGTTGATCTCCTCGGCCAGGTCGGCGCCATCTTCCAAACGTTCAATCGCTATTGGTTCACCGCCACCGAGAACATCGCCGCCGGCGCCATCGCAGCTGGCGAGGTTCCCAGCCAAAGCGCTGTCCGCCGAGCTGCCATGGACGCCGGCGCCCACAACCTGATCAGCGAACTCCCGCACGGCTACGACACCCGCCTGACCGTCGAACTCGACGGCGGGGCCGACCTGTCGCTGGGCCAATGGCAACGCATCGCCATAGCGCGCGTCCTCTACCGCGACCCATCGCTCGTCGTCCTGGACGAACCAACCGCATCACTAGACGCCCACGCCGAAGCAGACCTCTTCGCCACCCTGGAGAAGCTTCGCCAGGGACGCACCTTCATCATCATCAGCCACCGCTTCTCCACCGTCCGCACCGCCGATCGAATCGTCGTTATGGACGCCGGCCGCATCATCGAACAAGGCGCCCATCACGAGTTGATGGCACTGGACGGTCGCTACGCCGAGATGTACGCCGTCCAAGCCCGCAGCTACCAGGACACCCCGCCGGTCAGCCGCGACCGCACTGAGGCGGAGTCCCGGCCCGGAACCCTGACTGGGCCTTGA
- a CDS encoding winged helix-turn-helix domain-containing protein — MSEDARPPAEPITDARTIRALAHPLRLRILDVLGEHGPLTATQVSDHVSESPQSCSFHLRTLAKYGYVEDAGGGQGRNRPWKVSDRTTYFRPVDADPETVEAIESAQAVIDASYQEHVRGWRRRARQAPRVWQENTFEMAFDTWLTPAEVAQVSAKISAAIRSVVEGRTSKLGQGRVLLHASGFPIGTDLPDSPETSVKNESSDDTAGVER; from the coding sequence GTGTCCGAAGATGCACGCCCGCCGGCCGAGCCGATCACCGATGCTCGCACGATCCGCGCGCTGGCCCATCCCCTCCGGCTCCGCATCCTCGACGTGCTGGGCGAGCATGGTCCGCTCACCGCAACCCAGGTGAGTGACCACGTGTCCGAAAGCCCTCAAAGCTGTTCCTTCCACCTCCGAACCTTGGCCAAGTACGGCTACGTCGAGGATGCCGGCGGAGGCCAGGGTCGTAACCGGCCCTGGAAGGTCAGCGATCGCACAACCTACTTCCGGCCGGTCGACGCTGACCCTGAGACTGTCGAGGCGATCGAGTCGGCGCAGGCCGTCATCGACGCCTCCTATCAGGAACACGTCCGTGGCTGGCGTCGCCGAGCACGACAAGCGCCCCGGGTCTGGCAGGAGAACACCTTCGAGATGGCGTTCGACACCTGGCTCACCCCCGCCGAAGTCGCCCAGGTCAGCGCGAAGATCTCCGCGGCGATTCGCAGCGTCGTCGAGGGGCGTACCAGCAAGCTCGGCCAGGGCAGGGTCTTACTCCATGCGTCCGGTTTCCCGATCGGCACTGACCTCCCCGACTCGCCCGAAACGTCAGTCAAGAACGAATCCTCAGACGACACTGCAGGAGTCGAGCGATGA
- a CDS encoding phosphotransferase family protein: protein MESITKNRQSQDTLLAMVERAYGPVLRPVGDDWVQELGHGWFNVAYRIRLGDGSQVVLKIAPPPDVEVMTYERGAMAVELASLQLISEHTSVPVPSVDCADASHELCDADYFFMPYIDADNFGILEPTLGRGVVESCHEAIGAANRELNSNQDCLDEVTEPRFVEWDLWDSNVMVRDGRIVSIIDHERAFWGDPLMEAGFTAIDLPHFGDPSAFIRGYGQTELTATQARRRRLYTLYLGLIMIIETDYRGHTDNRQYDSARQRLTEMMALFGNDAR from the coding sequence ATGGAGAGCATCACCAAGAATCGCCAGTCGCAGGACACCCTGCTGGCGATGGTCGAACGCGCCTACGGCCCGGTGCTGCGACCGGTCGGTGACGATTGGGTGCAGGAACTGGGCCACGGTTGGTTCAACGTGGCTTACCGGATCCGGCTCGGTGACGGTTCGCAGGTGGTGCTCAAGATCGCACCGCCACCCGACGTCGAGGTGATGACCTACGAACGCGGGGCGATGGCCGTTGAGCTGGCGTCGTTGCAGCTGATCAGCGAACACACCAGCGTTCCGGTGCCCAGCGTCGACTGCGCCGACGCCAGCCACGAACTGTGCGACGCCGACTACTTCTTCATGCCGTACATCGACGCCGACAACTTCGGCATCCTCGAACCCACGCTCGGCCGCGGCGTCGTCGAATCCTGTCACGAGGCGATCGGCGCGGCCAACCGCGAGCTCAACAGCAATCAGGACTGCCTGGACGAGGTCACCGAACCACGGTTCGTCGAATGGGATCTGTGGGACAGCAACGTGATGGTCCGCGACGGTCGCATCGTCTCCATCATCGACCACGAACGCGCCTTCTGGGGCGACCCGCTGATGGAGGCCGGCTTCACCGCCATCGACCTGCCCCACTTCGGCGACCCGAGTGCGTTCATCCGCGGCTACGGCCAGACCGAACTGACCGCGACACAAGCTCGGCGCCGCCGGCTCTACACGCTCTACCTCGGCCTGATCATGATCATCGAGACCGACTACCGCGGCCACACCGACAACCGCCAGTACGACTCAGCCCGCCAACGGCTGACCGAGATGATGGCACTGTTCGGCAACGACGCCCGCTGA
- a CDS encoding phytanoyl-CoA dioxygenase family protein has protein sequence MNSSTQPPVDLVTEAMLRQYRDDGYFILDSVIGADDLELLRSGAQFSIDTADAQMDAAGVERLGINAKGKRYFTPMVYQQRPELREFIFGSVMAEICRRVLGENAYLFWEQYVIKAADPDTKFAWHQDSGYVHENHEPYLTCWIALDDVTERNGSVYLLPYSRSGIRSYVKHLKIDTGDEVCYFGNDPGMPVVVPAGSIVCFSSTVIHRSGANLTDTMRRVYLLQ, from the coding sequence ATGAACTCATCGACCCAGCCACCAGTCGACCTCGTCACCGAGGCGATGCTGCGCCAATATCGCGACGACGGCTACTTCATCCTGGACAGCGTCATCGGTGCCGACGACCTGGAGCTGTTGCGCAGTGGCGCCCAATTCTCCATCGACACCGCCGACGCCCAGATGGACGCGGCCGGAGTAGAACGCCTCGGCATCAACGCCAAAGGCAAGCGCTACTTCACTCCCATGGTCTACCAACAACGACCCGAACTACGAGAGTTCATCTTCGGATCGGTGATGGCCGAGATCTGCCGGCGCGTCCTCGGCGAGAACGCCTACCTGTTCTGGGAACAGTACGTGATCAAGGCGGCCGACCCGGACACCAAATTCGCCTGGCACCAGGACTCCGGCTACGTCCACGAGAACCACGAACCGTACCTGACCTGCTGGATCGCCCTCGACGACGTCACCGAACGCAACGGCTCGGTCTACCTGCTCCCCTACAGCCGATCCGGGATCCGCTCCTACGTCAAACACCTCAAGATCGACACCGGTGACGAGGTCTGCTACTTCGGCAACGACCCGGGAATGCCCGTCGTCGTACCGGCCGGATCGATCGTCTGCTTCAGCAGCACCGTCATCCACCGCAGCGGCGCCAACCTCACCGACACCATGCGCCGCGTCTACCTCCTCCAATAA
- a CDS encoding ABC transporter ATP-binding protein, which produces MRDHELPGLGRTLAFTFGVAVRSHPGLTLGTLLLVPAGWAVGSLQALWLKHLVDAAVGGTAGAVVLAVSLLAVTNVLGWVAGALGGRMRQTYQEKAGVVLEQRLIETSAGMNGIEHLERADYLDRLDPLRREAWIVHWTFEALAETVGALAQTVLTMVLPASIHPALLLLPAFGVPSVLVARRAAERERVAQERTGEARRRQRHLVNLGSGAASGKELRIFGLGPRLVTLSREAWTGEHADRTHVAWVSAAQKMLATLPMAFGFTGALLLIGYGVVTGHAGVGDLALAVMLAATMSGNLGAVVDMTQWLVGCLAVGSRFLWLHDKAALDVRRHGADQTHAYPVPDRLRSGIALQGLSFGYPGTGRRIFDNVSVDLPAGSVTALVGENGAGKTTLVKLLCGMYVPDSGAVLVDGVDLRRLDLDEWRRRCSGAFQDHAQFELTLREAITVGDLSRLDDDEAATRALAAAGASRLLTTMPHGLDTQLGTTWPGGVALSGGQWQQVALARGLIRQRPLLTVLDEPTSALDAHTEDALFNRYAAAARQRAVDGGITLLVSHRFSTVRAADHIIVLDQGRIVEQGDHASLIREAGRYAEMYQIQADAYGAR; this is translated from the coding sequence ATGCGTGACCACGAGTTGCCCGGCCTCGGCCGCACCCTGGCCTTCACCTTCGGGGTCGCGGTCCGCAGTCATCCCGGTCTGACCCTCGGCACCCTGCTGCTCGTCCCGGCAGGATGGGCGGTGGGCAGCCTGCAAGCGCTGTGGTTGAAACACCTCGTCGATGCCGCTGTCGGCGGAACAGCCGGCGCCGTGGTACTCGCGGTCAGCCTGCTCGCGGTGACCAACGTGCTCGGTTGGGTTGCCGGCGCGCTCGGCGGTCGTATGCGGCAGACGTACCAGGAGAAGGCCGGCGTCGTGCTCGAGCAGCGCTTGATCGAGACCTCGGCCGGCATGAACGGGATCGAGCACCTGGAACGCGCCGATTACCTCGACCGGTTGGACCCGCTGCGCCGGGAGGCCTGGATCGTGCACTGGACGTTCGAGGCTCTGGCCGAGACGGTCGGTGCCCTCGCCCAGACCGTCCTGACCATGGTGCTGCCGGCCTCGATCCATCCGGCACTTCTGCTGCTTCCGGCCTTCGGCGTGCCCTCGGTTCTGGTGGCGCGTCGGGCCGCCGAACGCGAGCGGGTCGCGCAGGAACGCACCGGGGAGGCTCGGCGACGGCAGCGCCATCTGGTCAATCTCGGATCCGGAGCCGCTTCGGGCAAGGAGCTCCGCATCTTCGGACTCGGTCCTCGACTGGTGACCCTGAGCCGAGAAGCCTGGACCGGGGAACACGCCGACCGGACCCACGTGGCCTGGGTCTCGGCGGCTCAGAAGATGTTGGCAACGCTGCCGATGGCATTCGGCTTCACCGGGGCCCTGCTGTTGATCGGGTACGGCGTCGTCACCGGTCACGCCGGCGTCGGTGATCTCGCTCTGGCGGTGATGCTCGCGGCGACCATGAGTGGCAACCTCGGCGCTGTGGTGGACATGACCCAATGGCTGGTCGGTTGCCTGGCGGTCGGCAGCAGATTCCTGTGGCTGCACGACAAAGCCGCCCTCGACGTACGCCGACATGGCGCCGATCAGACGCACGCATATCCCGTACCCGATCGGCTGCGATCCGGCATTGCGCTGCAAGGCCTCAGCTTCGGTTACCCGGGAACTGGCCGACGGATCTTCGACAACGTGTCCGTCGACCTACCCGCCGGCAGCGTCACCGCCCTGGTCGGTGAGAACGGAGCAGGCAAGACCACCCTGGTCAAACTGCTCTGCGGCATGTACGTGCCGGACAGCGGTGCCGTTCTCGTCGACGGAGTCGACCTTCGGCGGCTGGATCTGGACGAGTGGCGACGACGCTGCAGCGGCGCTTTCCAGGACCACGCCCAGTTCGAGCTGACCTTGCGGGAAGCCATCACGGTCGGCGACCTGTCACGGCTCGACGACGACGAGGCGGCAACCCGAGCGCTGGCCGCGGCAGGCGCATCCCGGCTGCTCACGACGATGCCGCACGGCCTGGACACCCAACTCGGGACCACGTGGCCGGGTGGCGTCGCCCTGTCCGGTGGGCAATGGCAACAGGTCGCCCTCGCTCGCGGACTGATCCGGCAGCGGCCACTCCTCACCGTGCTCGACGAGCCGACATCGGCCCTCGACGCGCACACCGAGGATGCCCTGTTCAACCGCTACGCCGCGGCTGCCCGTCAACGAGCCGTCGACGGAGGGATCACCCTTCTGGTGTCGCACCGGTTCTCGACCGTACGCGCCGCCGATCACATCATCGTCCTCGACCAAGGTCGCATCGTCGAGCAGGGCGACCACGCAAGCCTCATCCGCGAAGCCGGCCGGTACGCCGAGATGTACCAGATCCAAGCCGACGCCTATGGCGCTCGATGA
- a CDS encoding ATP-binding cassette domain-containing protein, whose product MSTVTTPFRVALRMLVAYVASTSPGRFAGFVALVVVEGLLGPLTIAASGLAVARAQPALAAGISSPQAAALGLAIGLAGLAFTAGQISSPIRSAVATSIGSMVAQRMRQQLLTATLGPPGLGHLEDPETAEEIRRAGEYEWADLAPLTRIVDELGTAMKSVVAAVGAGVLLAGFAWWAPLLLIAGASATHLWMGRDEHEIIEQHEEYADLQRRADYFRDLALDPPAAKEVRLFGLSGLLAERTRSYRTAFLAHVWRARRANLRPVLLTLATIALSTGGVLAGLAGATVAGRVNAAQLTVYIQALIAMQLVSHPLLATWWVRQGAAALPHLQGLADRTRQLSFAATGSISADEMPRKSIQFCGVGFGYPGQRRRVLNGVDLEIPAGSSLAIVGRNGEGKTTMLKLLARFYDPDVGSVRVDGVDLRDLDVASWRTQVAVIFQDFIRFELSAQENVGFGRVDAWTDPASARTAARRAGALDLIEGLPAGWDTVLSRHYRGGTDLSGGQWQRIALARALRAAEAGARLLVLDEPTAALDVRAEAMLFERFLELTTGTTTVLVTHRLSSVRHVDRIAVVQDGRISEYGSHDELMAAGGGYSEMFRLQARRFQQGRSDA is encoded by the coding sequence GTGTCTACCGTCACCACTCCCTTTCGTGTTGCCCTGCGCATGCTGGTCGCATACGTCGCGAGCACCTCGCCCGGCCGGTTCGCGGGTTTCGTTGCGTTGGTCGTTGTCGAGGGACTCCTCGGTCCGTTGACGATCGCGGCCAGCGGACTGGCCGTCGCACGAGCTCAGCCCGCATTGGCTGCAGGCATCAGTTCCCCGCAGGCCGCGGCGCTCGGTCTTGCGATCGGCCTGGCCGGCTTGGCGTTCACCGCGGGGCAGATCAGCTCGCCGATCCGCAGCGCCGTCGCTACGTCCATCGGCTCGATGGTTGCCCAGCGGATGCGACAGCAGTTGCTGACCGCGACCCTCGGCCCGCCAGGCCTTGGTCATCTGGAGGATCCGGAGACGGCGGAGGAGATTCGTCGGGCCGGTGAGTACGAGTGGGCCGATCTGGCGCCGTTGACGCGGATCGTCGACGAGCTCGGTACGGCGATGAAGTCGGTGGTCGCCGCGGTCGGGGCCGGCGTGTTGCTGGCCGGGTTTGCTTGGTGGGCACCGTTGCTCCTGATCGCCGGGGCGTCGGCGACGCATCTGTGGATGGGTCGCGACGAGCACGAGATCATCGAACAGCACGAGGAGTATGCAGATCTGCAGCGTCGGGCCGACTACTTCCGCGACCTCGCGCTGGACCCGCCGGCCGCCAAGGAGGTCCGGCTGTTCGGTCTGTCAGGCCTGCTGGCCGAGCGGACGCGGAGCTACCGGACGGCGTTCCTCGCTCACGTCTGGCGCGCCCGCCGGGCGAATCTGCGCCCGGTCCTGCTCACCCTCGCCACGATTGCACTGTCCACCGGCGGCGTGTTGGCCGGTCTTGCCGGGGCAACCGTCGCGGGCCGGGTGAACGCGGCCCAGTTGACGGTGTACATCCAGGCACTGATCGCGATGCAGCTGGTGAGCCATCCGCTGTTGGCGACCTGGTGGGTACGCCAGGGGGCAGCGGCTCTTCCTCATCTGCAGGGCTTGGCAGACCGGACCCGGCAGCTGAGCTTTGCCGCCACCGGCTCGATCAGCGCCGACGAGATGCCGCGCAAGAGCATCCAGTTCTGCGGTGTCGGCTTCGGCTATCCGGGACAGCGACGGCGGGTGTTGAACGGCGTCGACCTGGAGATCCCCGCGGGTAGTTCGCTGGCCATCGTCGGCCGCAACGGCGAGGGCAAGACGACGATGTTGAAGTTGCTGGCCCGGTTCTATGACCCCGACGTCGGTTCGGTCCGCGTCGACGGCGTCGACCTGCGCGATCTCGACGTGGCGTCCTGGCGTACGCAGGTCGCGGTGATCTTCCAGGACTTCATCAGATTCGAGCTGAGCGCGCAGGAGAACGTCGGCTTCGGCCGGGTCGACGCGTGGACGGATCCGGCCTCCGCTCGGACGGCGGCGCGTCGCGCCGGGGCGCTTGATCTGATCGAGGGATTGCCCGCTGGTTGGGACACAGTGCTGTCGCGGCACTATCGCGGCGGCACCGATCTGTCCGGCGGACAGTGGCAACGGATCGCCCTGGCGCGGGCACTGAGAGCAGCCGAGGCGGGCGCTCGACTTCTCGTGCTCGACGAACCCACCGCCGCCCTCGACGTCCGGGCCGAGGCGATGCTGTTCGAACGATTCCTGGAGTTGACCACCGGCACCACGACGGTGCTGGTCACCCATCGTCTGTCCAGCGTCCGTCACGTCGACCGGATCGCAGTCGTCCAGGACGGCCGGATCAGCGAGTACGGCAGCCACGACGAACTGATGGCCGCCGGCGGGGGCTACAGCGAGATGTTCCGACTGCAGGCTCGACGATTCCAGCAGGGGCGAAGCGATGCGTGA
- a CDS encoding GNAT family N-acetyltransferase translates to MPSLCALLVVDGVANVWSVATAPSARGRGAATAIMRAVCSEAPKHGAAYAALRTTDHLARPGGPYDAVGFRLLGHERIWELDDVDDLQVS, encoded by the coding sequence GTGCCATCCCTCTGCGCATTGCTGGTTGTCGACGGTGTGGCGAACGTGTGGAGTGTGGCCACCGCTCCGTCGGCGCGCGGCCGCGGGGCAGCCACTGCAATCATGCGGGCTGTCTGCAGCGAGGCGCCGAAACACGGCGCCGCATATGCCGCCCTGCGAACGACTGACCACCTCGCCCGGCCGGGTGGCCCGTACGACGCCGTCGGGTTCCGCCTTCTTGGGCACGAACGCATCTGGGAGCTGGACGACGTCGACGATCTTCAGGTCAGCTAA